In Flavobacterium cerinum, one genomic interval encodes:
- a CDS encoding VOC family protein, which produces MIQFAYTILYVQNVASAMTFYEKAFGFQRKFITPDEDYGELISGATTLSFAVHTLAKSNLKDGYIESNIAEKPFGIELGFTTENVEKTVEEALLAGGTLTEPVKTKPWGQKVAYVRDTEGFLVEICSPM; this is translated from the coding sequence ATGATTCAGTTTGCCTATACCATTTTATATGTTCAGAATGTAGCATCAGCAATGACTTTTTACGAAAAAGCATTTGGTTTCCAACGTAAATTTATAACTCCGGATGAAGATTACGGCGAATTAATTTCAGGTGCTACTACATTGTCTTTCGCTGTTCATACTTTGGCCAAATCGAATCTAAAAGACGGCTATATCGAAAGCAATATCGCTGAAAAACCATTTGGTATCGAATTAGGCTTTACAACTGAAAACGTAGAAAAAACGGTAGAAGAAGCACTTTTAGCCGGCGGTACACTTACAGAACCTGTTAAAACAAAACCGTGGGGTCAAAAAGTGGCCTATGTTAGAGATACAGAAGGCTTTTTAGTTGAAATCTGTAGCCCGATGTAA
- a CDS encoding Crp/Fnr family transcriptional regulator, translating to MEQLIQHIGKSVVLTPEEKNNLSLYFHSQTVSKKDFLLSEGQVCQFNYFIIKGCFRLYLCTENGKEQVIQFGIENWWITDYSSYTSGRPSKFYIQAIETSEVLYISRNEQEQLFEKVPRLESYFRKNLERAYAASLTRIEYLFLLSGEERYRNFAKIYPGFVQRVPQYMLASFLGISPEYLSEIRKKPE from the coding sequence ATGGAACAACTGATACAACATATCGGGAAATCTGTTGTACTGACACCGGAAGAAAAAAACAACTTAAGCCTTTATTTTCATAGTCAAACGGTTTCTAAAAAAGATTTTTTACTTTCCGAAGGCCAGGTCTGTCAATTCAACTATTTTATCATAAAAGGTTGTTTTCGCCTTTATCTCTGTACCGAAAACGGAAAAGAACAGGTGATTCAATTTGGTATTGAAAACTGGTGGATTACTGATTATTCGAGTTATACTTCCGGAAGACCTTCGAAATTTTATATACAAGCAATCGAAACATCCGAAGTATTGTATATCAGTCGCAACGAACAGGAACAGCTTTTTGAAAAAGTGCCCCGATTGGAAAGTTATTTCCGGAAAAATCTCGAAAGAGCCTATGCCGCTTCTCTTACCCGGATTGAATATCTTTTCTTATTATCCGGAGAAGAACGCTATCGGAATTTTGCTAAAATCTATCCGGGTTTCGTACAACGGGTTCCGCAATATATGCTGGCTTCTTTTCTGGGAATCAGTCCGGAATACCTTAGTGAAATCCGAAAAAAACCGGAGTAA
- a CDS encoding carboxymuconolactone decarboxylase family protein: MDTRINISQLEPEAYKIMYAFEKYLSTTKLTPIHKELIKIRASQMNGCAFCINMHTKDARKYGETEQRIYALNAWRDTNFFSEEEKAILALTEEMTLISNHISDATYENARKALNDDNYLAQVMVAIITINSWNRIAISTKMMPEQD; this comes from the coding sequence ATGGACACTAGAATCAACATCAGTCAGTTAGAACCGGAAGCGTATAAAATCATGTATGCTTTTGAAAAATATTTAAGTACAACCAAACTAACTCCCATCCACAAAGAGCTTATTAAAATAAGAGCTTCACAGATGAACGGATGTGCATTTTGTATTAATATGCACACAAAAGACGCGCGTAAATACGGTGAAACCGAACAACGAATCTATGCGTTGAATGCATGGCGGGATACTAACTTTTTTTCAGAAGAAGAAAAGGCTATTTTAGCCCTGACGGAAGAAATGACGCTGATTTCGAATCACATATCAGATGCCACCTATGAAAATGCCCGTAAAGCTCTTAATGATGACAATTATCTGGCACAGGTGATGGTCGCAATCATTACAATCAATTCCTGGAACAGAATCGCAATTTCGACTAAAATGATGCCGGAACAGGATTGA
- a CDS encoding VOC family protein yields the protein MATKIFVNLPVKDLNRSVVFFTKLGFTFNPQFTDDKATCMVVSDTIFVMLLVHERFKDFTRKPISDALQTTEVILSLDTDSRENVNAIIAKAVEAGGIVYAEPMDYGWMYSHSFSDLDGHQWEIVFLDPEGMPQ from the coding sequence ATGGCAACAAAAATCTTTGTAAACTTACCCGTTAAAGACCTCAATCGATCGGTTGTATTCTTTACAAAACTGGGATTTACCTTTAATCCGCAGTTTACAGACGACAAAGCCACCTGCATGGTCGTTAGTGATACTATTTTTGTGATGTTACTGGTTCATGAACGCTTTAAAGATTTCACCCGTAAACCGATCAGTGACGCTTTACAAACAACTGAAGTCATACTTTCTCTGGACACTGACAGTAGGGAAAACGTAAATGCTATTATCGCCAAAGCAGTAGAAGCCGGCGGTATAGTCTATGCAGAACCTATGGATTACGGCTGGATGTATTCGCATAGTTTTTCGGATTTGGACGGTCATCAATGGGAAATTGTTTTTCTCGATCCCGAGGGAATGCCGCAGTAA
- the glyA gene encoding serine hydroxymethyltransferase — protein sequence MQRDEQIFDLILEEQDRQIHGLELIASENFVSDQVMEAAGSVLTNKYAEGYPGKRYYGGCEVVDVIEQIAIDRAKALFGAEYVNVQPHSGSQANTAVFAACLKPGDKILGFDLSHGGHLTHGSPVNFSGKLYNPVFYGVEKETGMLNYDTIQEVATKEQPKLIIAGASAYSRDMDFKRFREIADSVGAILMADISHPAGLIAKGLMNDPVPHCHIITTTTHKTLRGPRGGMIMMGKDFENPFGIKTPKGEIRMMSSLLDGSVFPGNQGGPLEHIIAAKAIAFGEALSDEFFTYAMQVQKNAKAMAAAFVKRGYDIISGGTDNHMMLIDLRNKNISGKEAENALVKAEITVNKNMVPFDDKSPFVTSGIRVGTPAVTTRGLLEADMETIVALIDKVIMNHTDEAVLEEVADAVNDMMGERAMFVF from the coding sequence ATGCAACGCGACGAACAAATTTTCGACTTAATTCTTGAAGAACAAGACAGACAAATTCACGGCTTGGAACTTATTGCATCTGAGAATTTCGTGAGCGATCAGGTAATGGAAGCTGCGGGCTCAGTTTTAACAAATAAATATGCCGAAGGATATCCGGGTAAACGTTATTACGGCGGATGTGAAGTAGTGGACGTAATTGAGCAAATTGCAATTGACAGAGCTAAAGCTTTGTTTGGAGCAGAATATGTAAACGTACAACCACACTCGGGTTCACAGGCTAATACAGCTGTTTTTGCTGCCTGTTTAAAACCGGGTGATAAAATATTAGGTTTCGACCTTTCACACGGAGGACACTTAACACACGGTTCACCGGTTAACTTTTCCGGTAAATTATACAATCCGGTGTTTTACGGAGTAGAAAAAGAAACCGGAATGCTAAACTATGATACGATTCAGGAAGTGGCTACCAAAGAACAACCTAAACTTATCATTGCCGGAGCTTCTGCGTATTCCCGCGATATGGATTTTAAACGTTTCCGTGAAATCGCTGATAGCGTAGGTGCTATTTTAATGGCAGATATCTCGCATCCGGCCGGTTTAATTGCTAAAGGACTGATGAATGATCCGGTTCCGCATTGTCATATCATTACAACAACGACGCATAAAACGCTTCGCGGTCCAAGAGGGGGTATGATTATGATGGGGAAAGATTTTGAAAACCCGTTTGGAATCAAAACGCCAAAAGGAGAAATCCGTATGATGTCGTCTTTATTAGACGGATCGGTATTTCCTGGGAATCAAGGTGGTCCGTTAGAGCATATTATTGCGGCTAAAGCAATCGCTTTCGGAGAAGCTTTAAGCGATGAATTCTTTACTTATGCTATGCAAGTTCAGAAAAATGCTAAAGCGATGGCAGCTGCTTTTGTAAAAAGAGGATATGATATTATCTCCGGTGGTACAGATAACCATATGATGCTTATTGACCTTAGAAATAAAAATATTTCCGGTAAAGAAGCTGAGAATGCATTGGTTAAAGCTGAAATCACTGTAAATAAGAATATGGTTCCTTTTGATGATAAATCACCGTTTGTAACATCCGGTATCCGTGTAGGAACTCCGGCTGTAACCACAAGAGGTTTATTGGAAGCTGATATGGAAACAATTGTAGCGCTTATTGATAAAGTAATTATGAATCATACAGATGAAGCGGTACTGGAAGAAGTAGCTGATGCTGTAAATGATATGATGGGAGAAAGAGCGATGTTCGTTTTCTAA
- the fahA gene encoding fumarylacetoacetase has protein sequence MPISANDPNRKSWLHVPENSDFPIQNIPFGVFITKDDVVTIGTRIGDFAIDMGALQQLGYFEGIELTDDMFMQDTLNDFISDGKKTWRLVRNRLAEIFDAENPQLRDNEAHKEVVIFNVNEIEMQLPVLIGDYTDFYSSKEHATNVGKMFRDPENALMPNWLHIPVGYHGRSSTIVPSGIPVHRPMGQTLPNGETLPVFGPSRSVDFELETAFITTDANIMGENIPVGEAEDYIFGMVLLNDWSARDIQRWEYVPLGPFLAKNFASSISPWIVTLDALEPFRVASPKQEPTPLPYLQQTGDHAFDINLEVLIAPESADATLVCQSNFKYMYWTMSQQLAHHTINGCRVNSGDMMGSGTISGSTEDSFGSMLELTWGGKNPLQMSDGSERKFINDGDTVIMKGFCQNDTVRIGFGEVSSKLLPPFERK, from the coding sequence ATGCCTATAAGTGCCAACGACCCTAATAGAAAATCGTGGTTACACGTCCCTGAGAACAGTGATTTCCCTATACAAAATATTCCTTTCGGAGTTTTTATAACAAAAGATGATGTCGTAACAATCGGAACGCGTATCGGTGATTTTGCTATCGATATGGGAGCCTTACAACAGTTAGGCTATTTTGAAGGAATTGAATTAACGGATGATATGTTCATGCAGGATACGCTGAACGATTTTATTTCAGATGGAAAAAAAACCTGGCGTCTTGTCCGCAACAGACTGGCAGAGATTTTTGACGCCGAAAACCCGCAATTACGTGATAACGAAGCGCACAAAGAAGTCGTTATTTTTAACGTAAACGAAATTGAAATGCAATTACCGGTTTTAATCGGCGATTATACTGACTTCTATTCCAGTAAAGAACACGCTACCAATGTTGGTAAAATGTTCCGCGACCCGGAAAATGCTTTAATGCCTAACTGGTTACATATTCCGGTAGGTTACCACGGAAGAAGCTCTACTATTGTTCCTTCCGGAATTCCGGTACACCGTCCGATGGGGCAAACTTTACCTAACGGTGAAACACTACCTGTTTTCGGTCCTTCCCGATCTGTTGATTTTGAATTGGAAACAGCTTTTATTACTACCGATGCCAATATTATGGGTGAAAATATCCCGGTTGGAGAAGCGGAAGATTATATTTTCGGTATGGTATTATTAAACGACTGGAGTGCCCGTGATATTCAGAGATGGGAATATGTGCCGCTGGGACCATTCCTTGCTAAAAACTTTGCCTCTTCTATTTCTCCGTGGATTGTAACCTTGGATGCATTAGAACCGTTCCGTGTAGCAAGTCCGAAACAGGAACCTACTCCGCTTCCTTATTTACAGCAAACCGGCGATCATGCGTTTGACATTAACCTGGAAGTATTGATTGCTCCTGAAAGTGCGGATGCTACATTAGTATGCCAATCCAACTTTAAATATATGTATTGGACGATGAGTCAACAGTTAGCACACCACACGATCAACGGTTGTCGTGTTAACTCCGGTGACATGATGGGCTCCGGTACTATTTCCGGATCAACGGAAGACAGTTTCGGTTCAATGCTGGAATTGACATGGGGTGGTAAAAACCCGCTTCAAATGAGCGATGGCAGCGAACGTAAATTCATCAACGATGGTGATACGGTAATCATGAAAGGTTTTTGCCAGAATGATACAGTACGTATCGGATTCGGAGAAGTTTCCAGTAAACTGTTACCTCCTTTCGAAAGAAAATAA